A stretch of the Actinomyces qiguomingii genome encodes the following:
- a CDS encoding ABC transporter permease translates to MSAHDQLRGLGRALRLTARRLRIQALAWILPLWLGMASFAPAYQDAYFSEAGGAGGAGGNAVVEALRASPGTRLLYGELPDPGTIGQLVQWEGGTYLLVCTALMTVLLTCRLLRADEDEGLTELLRDTGTGRWVPFLAPVLVIWAAIGVLAVLVGGTLAAEATQIEGLTAPGAWAMAGVTAIVGWGFAGLAAVVCQLARSAAGARPLALACVGVTFMLRVAADESGVAWLRWLTPLGWRDLVAPYTDNNPLPLAICTAICGALAAIAGTLYAHREYADGYLPDRATSTRRWRIHGYADLLARLSTRTTLAWTAAIACFSALFGSMTEGILDMMRDARIAEYVDMLVQAGADMMEQFMSLMTVLLVLLIAVAATGQAGRLAADEDAGLVEAEVAVGVPRRRLFLMQAASAAAVGTILLVLCGAVLAAVTATQVTADHAVERAFVFTVSQLPGVLAAIGIALAVVGVAPQRFGVVWAVIAWSAFARLLGGMMDLPTWAQDLSVLGHYLDVVGNPDWGPLAVQTAIGAVGAAVGLVAYRRRNLSGAG, encoded by the coding sequence ATGAGCGCCCACGACCAGCTGCGCGGTCTGGGCCGCGCGCTGAGGCTGACCGCCCGGAGGCTGCGCATTCAGGCGCTCGCCTGGATCCTGCCCCTATGGCTGGGCATGGCGTCCTTCGCGCCGGCCTACCAGGACGCCTACTTTTCCGAAGCCGGTGGCGCCGGTGGTGCGGGCGGCAATGCCGTGGTCGAGGCGCTGCGGGCCTCCCCGGGCACGCGCCTGCTGTACGGCGAGCTACCCGACCCGGGCACCATCGGCCAGCTGGTGCAGTGGGAGGGAGGCACCTACCTGCTGGTGTGCACCGCGCTGATGACAGTGCTGCTGACCTGCCGCCTGTTGCGCGCGGATGAGGACGAGGGCCTGACCGAGCTGTTGCGGGACACTGGCACCGGTAGGTGGGTGCCCTTCCTCGCCCCGGTACTGGTGATCTGGGCGGCGATCGGCGTCCTGGCCGTCTTGGTGGGCGGCACACTCGCGGCCGAGGCCACGCAGATCGAGGGGCTCACCGCACCGGGCGCCTGGGCAATGGCAGGAGTGACCGCGATCGTCGGCTGGGGTTTCGCGGGGCTGGCCGCCGTGGTCTGCCAGTTGGCGCGCAGCGCCGCCGGCGCCCGGCCCCTGGCACTGGCATGCGTCGGGGTTACCTTTATGCTGCGGGTGGCGGCCGATGAATCCGGTGTCGCCTGGTTGCGGTGGCTCACCCCGTTGGGCTGGCGCGACCTGGTCGCCCCCTACACCGACAACAACCCCCTACCACTGGCCATATGCACCGCAATATGCGGGGCACTAGCGGCAATAGCCGGAACCCTGTACGCCCACCGGGAGTATGCCGACGGCTACCTGCCCGACCGAGCCACCAGCACGCGCCGCTGGCGAATCCACGGCTACGCCGACCTACTCGCGCGCCTATCCACACGCACAACCCTGGCATGGACCGCGGCAATTGCCTGCTTCTCCGCACTATTCGGCTCTATGACCGAGGGCATCCTGGACATGATGCGGGACGCTCGCATCGCCGAATACGTGGACATGCTGGTACAGGCCGGCGCCGACATGATGGAACAGTTCATGTCGTTGATGACCGTGCTGTTGGTGCTGCTGATCGCGGTGGCGGCGACTGGGCAGGCGGGCCGCCTCGCCGCCGATGAGGACGCCGGACTGGTGGAGGCCGAGGTTGCCGTCGGGGTGCCGCGCCGGCGTCTGTTCCTGATGCAGGCGGCCTCGGCGGCGGCGGTGGGGACGATTCTGCTGGTGCTGTGCGGTGCCGTGCTGGCCGCAGTCACCGCCACGCAGGTCACCGCGGATCATGCCGTGGAGCGGGCCTTCGTGTTCACGGTCAGCCAACTGCCCGGAGTGCTGGCGGCGATCGGCATCGCCCTGGCGGTGGTCGGCGTGGCGCCGCAACGTTTTGGCGTCGTATGGGCGGTGATCGCCTGGAGCGCCTTCGCCAGGCTGCTGGGCGGCATGATGGACCTGCCGACCTGGGCGCAGGACCTGAGCGTGCTGGGCCACTACCTCGACGTCGTCGGCAACCCGGACTGGGGGCCGCTGGCGGTGCAGACCGCCATCGGAGCGGTCGGCGCCGCCGTCGGCCTGGTGGCCTACCGACGCCGCAACCTGAGTGGAGCCGGCTGA
- a CDS encoding MerR family transcriptional regulator: protein MRIKEMADLAGTTPRAVRHYHRLGLLPVPPTVRGRREYGVAHLARLMRIRWLADGGLPLAQIAEVLAQDPGGADREAVLHNLRATRGTVIARRRELQAQEARIDELIARVQDGEGLEPIPQLLVRFYDAVQERLEEEGLNARGLRAERQVVTALAALGLVPESIGAFLAELDGAEWEAGVRIYTQIARLEQLRGEDARTAALDLAEETWEYTLRHRRTALAAFADFPTGSPGRTTWRLTQMITNAYTGPAQHLYLDRFLELLMADPEFAVVIRRLAGDEPAL from the coding sequence ATGCGCATCAAGGAGATGGCCGATCTGGCCGGCACCACCCCACGGGCGGTGCGTCACTATCACCGCTTGGGGCTGCTGCCGGTGCCACCGACGGTGCGCGGGCGGCGGGAATACGGCGTGGCGCACCTGGCCCGGCTCATGCGGATCCGTTGGCTGGCCGACGGCGGGCTACCCCTGGCGCAGATCGCCGAGGTACTCGCGCAGGATCCGGGCGGCGCCGACCGCGAGGCGGTGCTGCACAACCTGCGAGCCACCCGCGGCACGGTTATCGCACGTCGCCGCGAGCTGCAGGCGCAGGAGGCCCGCATCGACGAGCTGATCGCCCGGGTCCAGGACGGTGAGGGACTCGAGCCCATCCCCCAGCTGCTGGTGCGCTTCTACGACGCCGTGCAGGAACGGCTTGAGGAGGAGGGACTCAATGCCCGCGGGCTGCGGGCCGAGCGGCAGGTGGTGACGGCACTGGCCGCCCTGGGACTGGTCCCCGAGAGCATCGGCGCCTTCCTGGCCGAGCTGGATGGCGCCGAGTGGGAGGCGGGTGTGCGCATCTACACCCAGATCGCCCGCCTGGAGCAGCTGCGCGGAGAGGACGCCCGCACCGCGGCCCTCGACCTGGCCGAGGAGACCTGGGAGTACACCCTCCGGCACCGCCGTACGGCGCTGGCCGCATTCGCCGACTTTCCGACCGGGTCGCCGGGGCGCACCACCTGGCGACTGACCCAGATGATCACCAACGCCTACACCGGACCGGCACAGCACCTGTACCTCGATCGCTTCCTGGAACTGCTCATGGCGGACCCGGAGTTCGCCGTCGTCATTCGGCGTCTGGCCGGTGACGAGCCCGCGTTGTAA
- a CDS encoding MerR family transcriptional regulator, with product MRVKEMADLAGTTTRAVRHYHRLGLLPVPPSAGGRRDYGVEHLARLLRIRWLADRGMSLSRVAQILAADEQGTDRDAVLRDLRAARKSVEERQRLLREQADRVDELIARVADGGGLSPLPTVLTHFYDDVAARMGDLEPSVRDRALKVLAGERRLMMALAARGMIPASASRFVAELDAAERDVCARQICAFAELEQTGEAGAAQLAQESWALALRHRGNSLAVLNDLPAGALGRPLWDLIGVLSTVSYPLRVHRVFTSELLDLMLADPDFAAAIHRSAGGRRLVL from the coding sequence ATGCGCGTCAAGGAGATGGCCGACCTCGCCGGGACCACCACGCGGGCGGTGCGTCATTACCATCGGCTCGGGCTGCTTCCGGTCCCGCCGTCTGCGGGAGGGCGGCGGGACTACGGCGTCGAGCATCTGGCCCGGCTCCTGCGTATCCGTTGGCTGGCGGACCGGGGCATGTCCTTGAGCCGAGTCGCTCAGATTCTCGCCGCGGACGAGCAGGGCACTGACCGTGACGCGGTACTGCGGGACCTGCGGGCGGCGCGCAAAAGTGTCGAGGAGCGGCAGCGGCTGCTGCGCGAACAGGCCGATCGCGTCGATGAACTCATCGCCCGGGTCGCCGACGGCGGCGGTCTTTCGCCGCTGCCCACAGTGCTCACCCACTTCTATGATGACGTGGCCGCCCGGATGGGTGACCTGGAGCCCTCGGTCCGGGACCGGGCGTTGAAGGTCCTGGCCGGGGAACGACGACTCATGATGGCGCTGGCCGCGCGCGGAATGATTCCCGCCAGCGCGAGTCGCTTCGTTGCGGAACTCGACGCCGCCGAGCGAGACGTGTGCGCCCGGCAGATATGCGCCTTCGCCGAGTTGGAGCAGACGGGCGAGGCGGGTGCAGCACAGCTGGCGCAGGAGTCGTGGGCGCTGGCGCTACGACACAGGGGGAACTCGCTGGCCGTCCTGAACGACCTTCCCGCGGGCGCCCTTGGACGCCCCCTGTGGGACCTGATCGGGGTCCTCTCGACCGTAAGCTATCCGCTTCGAGTCCACCGGGTCTTCACCAGCGAGCTGCTCGACCTGATGCTGGCCGATCCCGACTTCGCGGCGGCGATCCACCGATCGGCCGGCGGGAGGCGACTCGTACTGTGA
- the argC gene encoding N-acetyl-gamma-glutamyl-phosphate reductase: protein MTWTAAVAGATGYAGGEVLRLLSAHPNIEIGAVTGSSSAGTRLGQHHPHLLALADREVTPTDVAHLAGHDIVLLALPHGVSGAITAALEEAPGRTPILIDCGADHRLTDAEAWNSFYGTEYAGAWTYGMPELLHAGESEALAQRAELASAGRIAVPGCNVTAVTLAAQPGIAAELIDPGRINAVLAVGYSGAGKVLKPHLTASEALGSAQPYAVGGTHRHIPEIIQNLQVAGAAPGAVHLSFTPVLVPMSRGILATVTAPVTAEVRAAANPDAVLRETWQRVYGTTGAGEPLIHLLPEGVWPVTGAVAGTGLATVQVAYDAGAGTAVMICAIDNLGKGTASAAIQSLNLCLGLSETTGVIKEGVAP, encoded by the coding sequence GTGACATGGACAGCAGCGGTCGCGGGTGCGACCGGATACGCCGGTGGAGAGGTTCTGCGCCTCCTATCCGCACACCCGAATATTGAGATCGGTGCCGTGACGGGCAGTTCCTCGGCCGGTACGCGCCTGGGCCAGCACCATCCGCACCTGCTCGCCCTGGCCGACCGAGAGGTCACCCCGACGGACGTCGCACACCTGGCCGGACATGACATTGTGTTGTTGGCGCTACCACATGGGGTTTCCGGAGCTATTACCGCAGCCCTCGAGGAGGCGCCCGGCAGGACACCCATCCTCATTGACTGTGGTGCCGACCATCGGCTGACCGACGCCGAGGCGTGGAACAGCTTCTACGGAACGGAGTATGCCGGCGCCTGGACCTACGGCATGCCCGAACTACTGCATGCCGGCGAGTCTGAGGCTCTCGCCCAGCGTGCCGAGCTCGCCTCAGCCGGCCGCATTGCCGTCCCTGGATGCAATGTCACCGCTGTTACGCTCGCCGCCCAGCCTGGCATTGCCGCCGAACTCATTGATCCCGGCAGGATCAACGCGGTCTTGGCTGTCGGCTACTCCGGCGCCGGCAAGGTCCTCAAGCCCCATCTGACCGCCTCTGAGGCTCTTGGCTCCGCCCAGCCCTACGCAGTCGGCGGCACCCACCGCCACATTCCCGAGATCATCCAGAATCTCCAGGTAGCTGGCGCTGCGCCCGGTGCCGTCCACCTGTCCTTCACTCCGGTGCTGGTGCCCATGAGCCGCGGCATACTCGCCACCGTGACCGCCCCGGTCACCGCTGAAGTGCGCGCCGCCGCAAATCCCGATGCCGTGCTGCGCGAGACCTGGCAGCGCGTCTACGGCACCACCGGCGCCGGTGAGCCGCTGATCCACCTGCTGCCCGAGGGTGTGTGGCCCGTAACCGGCGCCGTGGCAGGGACCGGCCTGGCCACTGTGCAGGTCGCCTATGACGCCGGCGCCGGCACCGCAGTGATGATCTGCGCCATTGACAATCTCGGCAAGGGCACCGCCTCGGCGGCGATCCAATCGCTGAATCTATGCCTCGGGCTATCCGAGACCACCGGGGTTATCAAGGAAGGAGTCGCCCCATGA
- a CDS encoding ABC transporter ATP-binding protein codes for MTPHEDSGRAGVGATNPTGTDAPIQVQGLVKRFGRFTALDGLDLEVAAGQVHGFLGPNGAGKSTTIRTLLGLYHPDGGRVRVLGRDPRREAPRINREVSYVAGDVALWPNLTGGQALDALAGLRGRRDRAREEELIERFALDPSKKVRTYSKGNRQKVALVAALAAPTSLLILDEPTSGLDPLMEQVFMDEVTRAAAQGRTVLLSSHIFAEVQRLCSAVTIIKDGRVVEQGDLTRLQQLARTQIEVGGNADLLRGIAASLPQLEDDLSVEDGRLSVQVGSARVPQVLAAVAAQGATDVICRPASLEDLFLRHYEEVRG; via the coding sequence ATGACACCACACGAAGACAGTGGCCGCGCCGGCGTCGGGGCCACAAATCCGACCGGCACCGACGCTCCGATCCAGGTGCAGGGCCTGGTTAAGCGCTTCGGGCGCTTCACCGCCCTGGACGGGCTGGACCTGGAGGTCGCCGCCGGTCAGGTGCACGGCTTCCTCGGCCCGAACGGGGCGGGAAAGTCCACAACCATCCGCACCCTGCTCGGCCTGTACCACCCCGACGGCGGCAGGGTGCGCGTGCTGGGGCGCGACCCGCGGCGCGAGGCGCCTCGAATCAACCGGGAGGTGTCATACGTGGCCGGGGATGTGGCACTGTGGCCGAATCTGACCGGTGGACAGGCGCTCGACGCCCTGGCGGGTCTGCGCGGCAGGCGGGACCGCGCCCGGGAGGAGGAGTTGATCGAGCGCTTCGCCCTGGACCCGAGCAAGAAGGTGCGCACCTACTCCAAGGGCAACCGGCAGAAGGTGGCGCTGGTGGCGGCGCTGGCCGCACCTACCAGCCTGCTGATTCTCGATGAGCCGACCAGTGGCCTGGACCCGCTGATGGAGCAGGTCTTCATGGATGAGGTGACCCGGGCCGCGGCCCAGGGGCGCACCGTGCTGTTGTCCAGTCACATCTTCGCCGAGGTGCAGCGCCTGTGCAGCGCCGTGACGATCATCAAGGACGGGCGTGTGGTGGAGCAGGGCGACCTGACCCGGCTGCAGCAGCTGGCCCGTACCCAGATCGAGGTCGGCGGCAACGCGGATCTGCTGCGCGGCATAGCCGCGTCGCTGCCGCAGCTGGAGGACGATCTGTCTGTGGAGGACGGCCGCCTGAGTGTGCAGGTGGGTTCCGCCCGGGTTCCCCAGGTACTGGCCGCCGTCGCCGCGCAGGGAGCCACCGACGTGATCTGCCGGCCGGCGAGCCTGGAGGACCTGTTCCTGCGTCACTACGAGGAGGTGCGCGGATGA
- a CDS encoding flavodoxin domain-containing protein, producing the protein MRILLTSSSRHGSTDEVGAVIAQELRAAGHDVDQARPEDVADIAGYDAFVLGSAVYMTRWTPQAIDFTERFREQLRSRPVWAFSVGLSGLPKGKISDPHRIGPVLLSIDTKDHVTFAGRFNPADLSLRERSIARMGGASEGDFLDLDAVRAWAGSITAALAASA; encoded by the coding sequence ATGAGAATCCTGCTCACCTCATCCTCCCGACACGGCTCCACCGACGAGGTCGGAGCGGTCATCGCGCAGGAGCTGCGCGCCGCCGGGCACGACGTCGATCAGGCCCGTCCCGAGGACGTCGCCGACATTGCTGGTTATGACGCCTTCGTGCTGGGGAGCGCCGTTTACATGACGCGCTGGACGCCGCAGGCCATCGACTTCACCGAGCGTTTCCGTGAACAGTTGCGTTCACGTCCGGTTTGGGCCTTTTCGGTGGGACTGTCCGGACTGCCCAAGGGCAAGATCTCCGACCCGCACCGCATCGGTCCGGTGCTGCTGTCAATCGACACTAAGGACCATGTGACCTTCGCCGGCCGCTTTAACCCCGCGGATCTGTCCCTGCGTGAACGTTCGATTGCTCGCATGGGCGGTGCCTCCGAAGGCGACTTCCTGGATCTGGATGCCGTGCGCGCCTGGGCCGGTTCCATCACCGCCGCGCTCGCAGCGTCCGCATGA
- the pheT gene encoding phenylalanine--tRNA ligase subunit beta, which translates to MPYVPIEWLREHVDVPVGATAAELAADLVKVGLEEERIVPPAVTGPLVVGRVLTREAEEQKNGKTINYCRVDVGQYNDAPGTGKEPSELPSRGIVCGAHNFEAGDHVVVSLPGAVLPGDFAIAARKTYGHISDGMICSERELGIGNDHSGIIVLERWLAARGRDGEAIPTPGTDAIGLLGLGEEVLEINITPDRGYCFSMRGVAREYSHATGASFTDPADGGNPELFPQGVAPAGEDGFPVRFAEDTAPIHGRPGVDRYVARVVRGINPGAASPKWMQDRLSAAGMRPISLAVDVTNYVMLDLGQPLHAFDLNKLAAPIVVRRARAGETLTFLDEVTRTLDGEDLLICDSPAGEGSRALVLAGVFGGAETEIDAETTDVLIEAAHFDAVSIARSARRHKLSTESSKRNERGVDTELAPVAAQRAVDLLVRYGGGTADAVATDVNRTVAPAPLTIRADAAQRLTGVAYGTARVTELLRAIGCTVQPAGTTADGGELLAVTPPTWRPDLVGAAHFAEEIARLDGYDNIASIMPVAPAGTGLTVRQRARRDVVRALVDAGFTQVLSYPFIGDVHDRLELPADDPRRAAVRLANPLADDAPLLRTSVLDSLLEVARRNVSRGLDDVAVFEIGSVTHPAGTVPAPIPGVDRRPSDAEIAALNAGIPTQPTHVGIVLAGDRERAGVLGAARPRDWADAIQMARTVAAALGVDVEVGTPQTPYAPWHPGRTAEVRLPAIRQGRELVPGVLIAYAGELHPRVARSFGLPPRACAVEIDLEPLLAAVADAGVLQVRPVSTFPAAKEDVALVVDESVPAAAVEQVVCEAAGDLAEEVRLFDVFRGPQLGEGRKSLAFSLRLRAADRTLTAAETAAVRKRVVKRAAKRLGAELRA; encoded by the coding sequence ATGCCTTACGTCCCGATCGAGTGGCTGCGCGAGCACGTCGACGTTCCTGTTGGCGCAACCGCGGCCGAACTGGCCGCCGACCTCGTCAAGGTCGGCCTGGAGGAGGAGCGCATCGTTCCCCCCGCCGTAACCGGCCCCCTCGTCGTCGGCCGGGTGCTGACGCGGGAGGCCGAGGAGCAGAAGAACGGCAAGACCATCAACTACTGCCGCGTCGACGTCGGTCAGTACAACGACGCCCCCGGCACCGGCAAGGAGCCCTCCGAGCTGCCCAGCCGCGGCATCGTCTGCGGCGCCCATAACTTCGAGGCCGGCGACCACGTGGTGGTGTCCTTGCCCGGCGCGGTCCTGCCCGGCGACTTCGCCATCGCCGCCCGCAAGACATATGGGCACATCTCCGACGGCATGATCTGCTCCGAGCGCGAGCTCGGCATTGGCAACGACCACTCCGGCATCATCGTGCTCGAGCGCTGGCTGGCGGCCCGGGGTCGGGATGGTGAGGCCATTCCGACCCCGGGCACCGACGCGATCGGCCTGCTCGGTCTGGGGGAGGAGGTCCTGGAGATCAACATCACTCCGGACCGCGGCTACTGCTTCTCCATGCGCGGCGTCGCCCGCGAGTACTCCCACGCCACCGGTGCCTCCTTCACCGACCCTGCCGACGGCGGCAACCCCGAACTCTTCCCGCAGGGGGTCGCCCCCGCCGGTGAAGACGGCTTCCCCGTCCGCTTCGCCGAGGACACCGCCCCCATTCACGGGCGCCCCGGCGTGGACCGCTACGTGGCCCGGGTGGTGCGCGGCATCAACCCCGGTGCCGCCTCCCCGAAGTGGATGCAGGACCGCCTGAGCGCCGCCGGAATGCGCCCGATCAGCCTGGCCGTGGACGTGACCAATTACGTGATGCTGGACCTGGGCCAACCCCTGCACGCCTTCGATCTGAACAAGCTGGCAGCCCCGATCGTGGTGCGCCGCGCCCGAGCGGGGGAGACCCTCACCTTCCTTGATGAGGTCACCCGCACCCTGGACGGTGAGGACCTGCTAATTTGCGACTCCCCGGCCGGAGAGGGCTCGCGCGCCCTGGTGCTGGCGGGCGTCTTCGGCGGCGCCGAGACGGAGATAGATGCCGAGACCACCGACGTGCTCATTGAGGCCGCCCACTTCGACGCCGTGTCTATCGCTCGCTCCGCCCGCCGCCACAAGCTGTCCACCGAGTCCTCCAAACGCAACGAGCGCGGCGTGGACACCGAGTTGGCGCCCGTGGCCGCGCAGCGCGCCGTCGACCTGCTGGTCCGCTACGGTGGCGGCACGGCGGATGCCGTCGCCACCGACGTCAACCGAACGGTCGCGCCGGCGCCGCTGACCATTCGCGCCGACGCCGCGCAGCGCCTGACCGGCGTCGCCTACGGCACCGCCCGCGTCACCGAGCTGTTGCGCGCCATCGGCTGTACGGTCCAGCCAGCCGGCACCACTGCCGATGGCGGGGAACTGCTTGCGGTCACCCCGCCCACCTGGCGGCCGGACCTGGTGGGCGCCGCCCACTTCGCCGAGGAGATCGCCCGGCTGGACGGATACGACAACATCGCCTCTATCATGCCGGTGGCGCCGGCGGGCACGGGCCTGACCGTCCGGCAGCGGGCCCGGCGTGACGTCGTGCGCGCTCTGGTCGATGCCGGGTTCACCCAGGTGCTGTCCTACCCGTTCATCGGTGACGTGCACGACAGGCTCGAGCTGCCCGCCGACGATCCGCGCCGAGCGGCGGTGCGCCTGGCGAACCCGCTCGCCGATGACGCCCCGCTGCTGCGCACCAGTGTGCTGGACTCCCTGTTGGAGGTTGCCCGCCGCAATGTCTCCCGGGGCCTGGACGATGTCGCGGTTTTCGAGATCGGCTCCGTCACCCACCCGGCAGGCACCGTGCCGGCTCCGATCCCCGGGGTGGATCGTCGCCCCTCCGACGCCGAGATCGCGGCGCTGAACGCCGGCATCCCGACCCAGCCCACGCATGTGGGCATCGTGCTGGCCGGAGACCGGGAGCGCGCCGGAGTACTGGGCGCCGCCCGCCCCCGGGACTGGGCAGACGCCATTCAGATGGCGCGTACCGTGGCGGCCGCGCTCGGTGTGGACGTCGAGGTCGGCACCCCGCAGACGCCCTACGCCCCCTGGCACCCGGGCCGCACCGCCGAGGTACGGCTGCCCGCGATCCGGCAGGGCCGCGAGTTGGTGCCCGGAGTCCTGATCGCCTACGCCGGCGAACTGCATCCGCGCGTGGCCCGCAGCTTTGGGCTGCCGCCGCGCGCCTGCGCCGTCGAGATCGACTTGGAGCCGCTGCTGGCGGCCGTCGCCGATGCCGGCGTCCTCCAGGTGCGCCCCGTGTCCACCTTCCCGGCTGCCAAGGAGGATGTCGCCCTCGTCGTTGACGAGTCCGTCCCCGCGGCTGCGGTTGAGCAGGTGGTGTGTGAGGCCGCCGGGGACCTGGCCGAGGAAGTACGGCTATTCGACGTCTTCCGCGGCCCGCAGCTGGGGGAGGGACGCAAGTCGCTGGCCTTCTCCCTGCGCCTGCGCGCCGCCGACCGCACGCTGACCGCCGCGGAGACCGCTGCGGTGCGTAAGCGCGTGGTCAAGCGCGCCGCCAAGCGTCTGGGGGCCGAACTGCGTGCCTGA
- the pheS gene encoding phenylalanine--tRNA ligase subunit alpha, translated as MTDAPGALSPTDEAGVNNLVEQALTAIAAAGDLAELKEVRLTYAGDASALALANREIGRLPDRDAKAAAGKLLGGARGRISAALAERQQVLEAEAEATMLATEAVDVTVPTDRTPAGARHPLDVLVDEVSDLFTAMGWSIAEGPEVEHEWFDFDALNFDADHPARQMQDTFYIDGASVGGAPGATANLVLRTHTSPVQAHVMLEQAPPIYVACPGKVFRSDELDQTHTPVFHQVEGLAVDKGLTMAHLKGTLDHVARVMFGPEARTRLRPSFFPFTEPSAEMDLWFPQKKGGAGWIEWCGCGMVNPNVLRACGVDPEVYTGFAFGMGLERTLMLRHGIADMYDIVEGDIRFSQQFGTTGRGN; from the coding sequence ATGACTGACGCCCCCGGCGCCCTCTCGCCAACGGACGAGGCCGGCGTCAATAACCTGGTCGAACAGGCCCTGACCGCTATCGCCGCCGCCGGCGACCTGGCCGAGCTGAAGGAGGTGCGCCTGACCTACGCTGGCGACGCCTCCGCGCTGGCCCTGGCCAATCGGGAGATCGGCCGGCTGCCCGACCGTGACGCCAAGGCCGCCGCCGGCAAGCTGCTCGGCGGCGCTCGTGGCCGCATCTCCGCTGCCCTGGCTGAGCGCCAGCAGGTGCTCGAGGCCGAGGCCGAGGCGACGATGCTGGCCACCGAGGCAGTCGACGTTACCGTCCCAACCGACCGCACTCCCGCCGGTGCCCGCCACCCCCTGGATGTTCTGGTCGACGAGGTCTCCGACTTGTTCACCGCCATGGGCTGGTCCATCGCCGAGGGCCCGGAGGTCGAGCACGAGTGGTTCGACTTCGATGCCCTCAACTTCGATGCCGACCACCCCGCCCGCCAGATGCAGGACACCTTCTACATCGACGGCGCCTCCGTGGGCGGAGCTCCCGGGGCCACGGCGAACCTGGTGCTGCGCACCCACACCTCGCCCGTGCAGGCGCACGTGATGCTGGAGCAGGCCCCGCCGATCTACGTGGCCTGCCCAGGCAAGGTGTTCCGCTCTGATGAGCTCGACCAGACCCACACCCCGGTCTTCCACCAGGTCGAGGGCCTGGCGGTGGACAAGGGCCTGACAATGGCACATCTAAAGGGCACGCTGGACCACGTTGCCCGTGTCATGTTCGGCCCCGAGGCACGTACCCGCCTGCGTCCCTCATTCTTCCCCTTCACCGAGCCCAGCGCGGAGATGGATCTGTGGTTCCCGCAGAAGAAGGGCGGGGCCGGCTGGATCGAGTGGTGCGGCTGCGGCATGGTCAACCCCAATGTGCTGCGCGCCTGCGGCGTCGACCCGGAGGTCTACACCGGCTTCGCCTTCGGCATGGGCCTGGAGCGCACCCTCATGCTGCGCCACGGCATCGCAGACATGTACGACATTGTCGAGGGGGACATCCGCTTCTCTCAGCAGTTCGGCACCACCGGAAGGGGAAACTGA